The following coding sequences are from one Lolium rigidum isolate FL_2022 chromosome 6, APGP_CSIRO_Lrig_0.1, whole genome shotgun sequence window:
- the LOC124660240 gene encoding agamous-like MADS-box protein AGL61, translating into MARGRTTTGRQKIEIRPIEDEDARQVCFSKRRVGLFKKASELTILCGAEAAAVVFSPAGKAFSFGNPSVEAIFERFDPSGMVAGGGGAGGGAGEDINQLVADLNRQHDELSARLDAEKASKESADAAMATAKARSAPSPVAAWLEGYVRDKEEEELMEFEAALEVMQARANQELQDALNRGRDMAAKTRSNMVPAVTAPQQQQPLGMGAAGNGGFDFDAGSSSANDGAEMDMQMQLMMAMTPPPPVLDLDDMEIEMLLQGFDFTP; encoded by the coding sequence ATGGCGCGTGGCCGCACGACCACGGGCCGCCAGAAGATCGAGATCCGGCCGATCGAGGACGAGGACGCGCGCCAGGTATGCTTCTCCAAGCGCCGCGTCGGGCTGTTCAAGAAGGCTAGCGAGCTGACAATCCTCTGCGGCGCGGAGGCGGCCGCCGTCGTCTTCTCCCCCGCTGGCAAGGCCTTCTCCTTCGGCAACCCGTCCGTCGAGGCCATCTTCGAGCGCTTCGATCCGAGCGGGATGGTGGCTGGGGGAggaggtgccggcggcggcgccggagaggACATCAACCAGCTGGTGGCGGACCTGAACCGCCAGCACGACGAGCTGAGCGCGCGGCTGGACGCGGAGAAGGCGAGCAAGGAGAGCGCCGACGCGGCCATGGCGACGGCGAAGGCGCGCTCTGCGCCGAGCCCTGTTGCGGCGTGGCTGGAGGGCTACGTCcgcgacaaggaggaggaggagctgatGGAGTTCGAGGCGGCGCTGGAGGTGATGCAGGCGCGCGCAAACCAGGAGCTCCAGGACGCCCTCAACCGCGGCCGCGACATGGCGGCCAAGACCCGCTCCAACATGGTTCCAGCTGTGACGgcaccgcagcagcagcagcccctCGGCATGGGCGCCGCCGGCAATGGTGGGTTTGATTTCGATGCAGGCAGCAGCAGCGCCAACGACGGCGCAGAGATGGATATGCAGATGCAGCTGATGATGGCCATGACGCCCCCGCCGCCGGTGCTTGACCTGGACGACATGGAGATCGAGATGCTTCTCCAGGGGTTCGACTTCACCCCCTAG